Proteins co-encoded in one Medicago truncatula cultivar Jemalong A17 chromosome 8, MtrunA17r5.0-ANR, whole genome shotgun sequence genomic window:
- the LOC11445329 gene encoding SRSF protein kinase 1 — translation MSCSSSSGSEDDDEGFDSYRKGGYHAVRVGDQFAGGRYIAQRKLGWGQFSTVWLAFDTTNDTYVALKIQKSAAQFVQAALHEIDVLSSIADGAPSNSKFVVQLIDHFKHTGPNGQHQCMVLEFLGDSLLRLVRYNRYKGLPMNKVREICQCILIGLDYLHREHGIIHTDLKLENVLLVSTIDPAKDPVRSGVSPILERPEGNINGAVTSLIEKKLKRRARRAVAKISGQRGSMGEAPNSDRNIDGIDVRCKVVDFGNACWADKPFAEEIQTRQYRAPEVILQAGYSFSVDMWSFACIAFELATGDMLFTPKVGQGFSEDEDHLALMMELLGKMPRKVATAGMKSKDFFDRHGDLKRIRRLKFWPLNKLLIERYKLSESDAHEFSEFLLPLLDFAPEKRPTAEQCLQHPWLMEKDSVPDEMRNESSVEKVDVGISNLKIKVGK, via the exons ATGTCTTGTTCTTCTTCATCTGGGtctgaagatgatgatgaaggcTTTGATTCCTACCGGAAAGGTGGATATCACGCCGTCCGGGTCGGTGATCAGTTCGCCGGTGGAAGATATATAGCTCAGAGGAAATTGGGCTGGGGTCAGTTTTCCACCGTTTGGCTTGCTTTTGATACTACCAACGAT ACATATGTTGCTCTCAAAATCCAGAAAAGTGCAGCACAGTTTGTTCAGGCTGCTCTTCACGAGATAGATGTTCTTTCATCCATTGCTGATGGCGCcccttcaaattcaaaatttgttgTCCAATTGATCGACCACTTTAAGCACACAGGTCCTAATGGCCAGCACCAATGCATGGTACTCGAGTTTCTTGGAGATAGCTTGCTACGTCTAGTCAGATACAACCGTTACAAAGGTCTTCCGATGAATAAAGTCAGGGAGATTTGTCAATgcattttgattggtttggaTTACTTGCATAGGGAACATGGTATTATACACACAGACCTAAAACTTGAAAATGTTCTTTTGGTTTCTACTATCGATCCGGCGAAAGACCCTGTTAGATCGGGAGTCTCCCCGATTTTAGAGAGGCCCGAGGGAAACATAAACGGCGCGGTTACTAGTCTTATTGAGAAAAAGTTGAAAAGGAGAGCAAGGAGGGCGGTAGCTAAAATTTCTGGACAAAGAGGTTCTATGGGAGAAGCTCCAAATTCTGATAGAAATATTGATGGGATTGATGTTAGATGCAAAGTGGTTGATTTTGGAAATGCATGTTGGGCTGATAAGCCATTTGCGGAAGAAATTCAGACACGACAGTATAGAGCTCCTGAAGTTATACTGCAGGCTGGTTATTCCTTCTCCGTCGATATGTGGTCTTTTGCTTGTATTGCTTTCGAGCTTGCCACTGGGGATATGTTATTTACTCCCAAAGTCGGACAAGGTTTTAGCGAGGACGAG GATCACCTTGCCCTGATGATGGAACTCCTTGGAAAGATGCCCCGGAAG GTTGCTACTGCAGGAATGAAATCCAAGGATTTCTTCGACAGACACGGGGATCTCAAAAGGATTCGGAGGCTAAAATTTTGGCCTCTTAACAAACTATTGATTGAAAGATACAAATTATCAGAGAGTGATGCTCATGAATTTTCAGAGTTTCTCTTACCTCTTCTTGATTTTGCACCCGAGAAGCGACCAACTGCGGAACAGTGCCTGCAACACCCTTGGCTCATGGAAAAGGACTCTGTTCCTGATGAAATGAGAAATGAATCTAGTGTGGAAAAAGTGGATGTTGGAATAAGCAACCTTAAAATCAAGGTGGGAAAGTGA